The Malus domestica chromosome 10, GDT2T_hap1 genome contains a region encoding:
- the LOC103446719 gene encoding calcium-dependent protein kinase 2-like gives MGCCSSKKNAPKPGSNGFGSSQPYQQQQAAAQPLKVSSQQPHYPPPPPPRPQPQQRAQAAQPPPEPRAQPQQPNPSPVKPAPPPNSILGKPFDDIKQYYTLGKELGRGQFGITYLCTENSTGHSYACKSILKRKLVSKNDREDIKREIQIMQHLSGQPNIVEIKGAYEDKYSVHLVMELCAGGELFDRIIAQGQYSERAAAAILRDIVNVVHICHFMGVLHRDLKPENFLLSSKDAKAMLKATDFGLSVFIEEGKVYRDIVGSAYYVAPEVLRRSYGKEIDIWSAGVILYILLSGVPPFWAETERGIFNAILEGVIDFDSQPWPSISDSAKDLVRKMLTQDPRKRITSAEVLEHPWLRVGGVASDKPIDSAVLSRMKQFRAMNKLKQLALKVIAENLSEEEIKGLKTMFTNMDTDNSGTITYEELKTGLARIGSRLSETEVRQLMDAADVDGNGSIDYIEFISATMHRQRLERDEHLYKAFQYFDKDSSGYITRDELEAAMKEYGMGDDNTIREIISEVDADNDGKINYSEFCAMMRSGTQQPAKLF, from the exons ATGGGTTGCTGTAGCAGCAAAAAGAATGCTCCGAAACCCGGTTCAAATGGGTTTGGGTCATCCCAGCCTTATCAGCAGCAGCAAGCGGCGGCTCAGCCTCTGAAAGTCTCATCCCAACAACCCCActacccaccaccaccaccacccagaCCACAGCCCCAGCAGAGGGCACAGGCTGCACAGCCGCCGCCCGAACCAAGAGCACAGCCCCAGCAGCCAAACCCTTCTCCAGTAAAACCAGCGCCGCCGCCGAATAGCATTCTCGGGAAGCCCTTTGACGACATTAAGCAGTACTACACACTCGGAAAAGAACTGGGCAGAGGCCAATTCGGCATCACATACTTGTGCACTGAGAACTCCACCGGCCACAGTTACGCCTGCAAGTCGATCCTGAAGCGAAAACTCGTGAGCAAAAACGACAGGGAAGACATCAAGAGAgagattcagattatgcagcaTTTGTCTGGGCAGCCAAACATTGTGGAGATCAAGGGAGCTTATGAGGACAAGTACTCTGTGCATTTGGTCATGGAGCTCTGCGCCGGTGGGGAGCTTTTCGATCGGATCATAGCGCAGGGACAGTATTCGGAGAGGGCTGCCGCTGCAATTCTGCGTGACATTGTGAATGTTGTGCACATTTGTCACTTCATGGGCGTGCTGCACCGCGATCTCAAGCCAGAGAATTTCTTGCTGTCTAGCAAGGATGCGAAGGCAATGCTGAAGGCAACGGATTTCGGGTTGTCTGTTTTCATTGAGGAAG GAAAGGTGTACCGTGATATAGTCGGCAGTGCTTACTATGTTGCCCCTGAAGTCTTGCGGCGTAGTTATGGAAAGGAAATAGATATTTGGAGTGCAGGGGTTATTCTGTATATCCTACTCAGTGGTGTACCTCCATTTTGGGCTG AAACTGAGAGGGGCATATTCAATGCCATATTGGAAGGAGTAATAGACTTTGATAGTCAACCATGGCCATCGATATCAGACAGTGCTAAAGATTTGGTTAGAAAGATGCTGACACAGGACCCAAGAAAGAGAATTACTTCTGCAGAAGTTCTTG AGCACCCGTGGCTCAGAGTAGGCGGAGTAGCATCAGACAAGCCAATAGATAGTGCAGTTCTCTCTAGAATGAAGCAATTCAGGGCAATGAATAAGCTCAAGCAACTTGCTTTGAAG GTCATAGCAGAGAATCTATCGGAAGAAGAAATTAAAGGCCTTAAAACAATGTTCACCAATATGGACACTGACAACAGTGGTACAATAACTTACGAAGAACTGAAGACAGGTTTAGCGCGTATTGGGTCGCGGCTGTCTGAAACCGAAGTTAGGCAACTCATGGACGCT GCTGATGTGGATGGAAATGGATCGATTGATTACATAGAATTTATATCTGCGACTATGCATAGACAAAGATTAGAAAGAGATGAGCATCTCTACAAAGCGTTCCAGTATTTTGACAAGGATAGCAGTGG GTATATTACAAGAGACGAATTAGAGGCTGCTATGAAGGAGTATGGAATGGGTGATGATAACACCATCAGAGAAATAATTTCTGAGGTTGATGCCGATAAT GACGGGAAGATCAACTATTCAGAATTCTGTGCAATGATGAGAAGTGGGACTCAACAACCAGCAAAGCTCTTTTAA